The sequence below is a genomic window from Thermoleophilaceae bacterium.
CAGACCTGATTCGCACGATCAGGAGCCAGATAACCGAGGTGGACCCGGGTGAGGTCCACGAGCTGATCTCGAACGGCCACAACGGCTACGTGGTGGTCGACGTTCGCGAGCAGCACGAGTTCGAGCAGTCTCATCTTCCGGGTGCCGTGCACGTGCCGCGCGGGCACCTCGAATCGCGCATTGAGGGCGCGGCTCCCGACAAGTCGCAGCGCGTGATCACCTACTGCGCCTCCGGCCAGCGCTCGGCGCTCGCCGCGAACACGATGCTTAAGGAGCTCGGCTACGAGAACGTCGAGTCCATGACCGGCGGCATCACGCTGTGGAAGGACCGCGGCTATGACGTCGAGGTCCCGAAGAGTCTCTCTCCCGAGCAGCGCGAGCGCTACTCGCGCCACCTCCTGATCCCGGAGATCGGGCTCGAGGGCCAGCAGAAGCTGCTCGAGGCGAAGGTGCTGCTGCTCGGCGCCGGCGGGCTCGGCTCGCCGACCGCGCTCTACCTCGCGGCGGCCGGCGTCGGCACGCTGGGGATCGTCGACGACGACGAGGTGGACCTCTCCAACCTGCAGCGCCAGGTCATCCACACGACCGACCGCATCGGCGTGCCGAAGGTCGACAGCGCCGAGGAGAGCGTCAAGGCGATCAACCCGGACGTGGACGTCGTCAAGTACAAGACGCGCCTCGACGCCTCCAACATCATGGAGATCATCGACGGCTACGACGTGATCGTCGACGGCGTCGACAACTTCCCGACGCGCTACCTGCTCAACGACGCCACGGTGCGCCTCGGCATCCCGGTGGTGTCGGCCTCGATCCTCGGCTTCGACGGGCAGCTGTCGGTGTTCGCGCCGCACGACGGCCCGTGCTACCGCTGCCTGTACCCGGTGCCGCCGCCGGCCGAGCTGGCGCCCTCGTGCGGCGCCAACGGCGTGCTCGGCGTGCTCCCGGGCACG
It includes:
- the moeB gene encoding molybdopterin-synthase adenylyltransferase MoeB, whose product is MPSGADLIRTIRSQITEVDPGEVHELISNGHNGYVVVDVREQHEFEQSHLPGAVHVPRGHLESRIEGAAPDKSQRVITYCASGQRSALAANTMLKELGYENVESMTGGITLWKDRGYDVEVPKSLSPEQRERYSRHLLIPEIGLEGQQKLLEAKVLLLGAGGLGSPTALYLAAAGVGTLGIVDDDEVDLSNLQRQVIHTTDRIGVPKVDSAEESVKAINPDVDVVKYKTRLDASNIMEIIDGYDVIVDGVDNFPTRYLLNDATVRLGIPVVSASILGFDGQLSVFAPHDGPCYRCLYPVPPPAELAPSCGANGVLGVLPGTMGLLQATEVVKLVTGAGEPLVGRLLLYEALGATFTELKVRRDPDCEICSKDPSEISDE